The Ascaphus truei isolate aAscTru1 chromosome 3, aAscTru1.hap1, whole genome shotgun sequence genome includes a region encoding these proteins:
- the MRPL48 gene encoding large ribosomal subunit protein mL48 isoform X1, producing the protein MVHNEKLRLRCEEGQKRCKALKMLAFRNEALIKQAAVLCRLMGQRQLPSSNSGALTQSSTRHYRSKPTHGIGRYKHLLPPEAPPKKKEKPTSKEIKASSDSAYGTVNLEVSGYDMTLVEHYSQYVHNLCNRLSIKVEESYAKPTITKEVLLLHEQGTKMFVDAVLTTHERVIQVSGLSATLAPILMEVLMMNQPEAVQLVVKEHTESDFQVRFKGRPDLENLMAQVS; encoded by the exons atggtgcataacgagaaattacggctgagatgtgaggaggggcagaagaggtgtaaagctttaaaa ATGCTGGCTTTCAGGAATGAAGCTCTCATCAAACAGGCTGCAGTCCTGTGCAG GTTAATGGGACAAAGGCAGCTGCCTTCCAGTAATTCTG GTGCCCTGACACAGAGCAGCACCAGGCATTATCGATCCAAACCCACGCACGGCATCGGCAGGTACAAGCACCTGCTGCCTCCTGAGGCG CCCCCCAAGAAAAAGGAGAAGCCGACCAGCAAAGAGATAAAGGCCAGTTCAGATTCTGCATACGGGACGGTGAACCTGGAGGTATCCGGCTACGACATGACACTGGTGGAACATTACTCACAGTATGTCCATAATCTCTGCAACCGGCTCTCCATCAAAGTGGAGGAGAG CTACGCCAAGCCCACGATAACCAAGGAGGTGCTGCTCTTACATGAACAGGGCACCAAGATGTTTGTGGATGCCGTCCTAACCACCCACGAAAGAGTCATCCAG GTAAGTGGATTAAGTGCGACGTTGGCTCCCATCCTCATGGAAGTTCTTATGATGAACCAGCCGGAAGCGGTGCAGCTCGTGGTTAAAGAG CACACTGAGAGCGACTTCCAAGTCCGTTTCAAGGGGCGACCAGACCTGGAAAACCTAATGGCCCAAGTGAGCTGA
- the MRPL48 gene encoding large ribosomal subunit protein mL48 isoform X2 gives MLAFRNEALIKQAAVLCRLMGQRQLPSSNSGALTQSSTRHYRSKPTHGIGRYKHLLPPEAPPKKKEKPTSKEIKASSDSAYGTVNLEVSGYDMTLVEHYSQYVHNLCNRLSIKVEESYAKPTITKEVLLLHEQGTKMFVDAVLTTHERVIQVSGLSATLAPILMEVLMMNQPEAVQLVVKEHTESDFQVRFKGRPDLENLMAQVS, from the exons ATGCTGGCTTTCAGGAATGAAGCTCTCATCAAACAGGCTGCAGTCCTGTGCAG GTTAATGGGACAAAGGCAGCTGCCTTCCAGTAATTCTG GTGCCCTGACACAGAGCAGCACCAGGCATTATCGATCCAAACCCACGCACGGCATCGGCAGGTACAAGCACCTGCTGCCTCCTGAGGCG CCCCCCAAGAAAAAGGAGAAGCCGACCAGCAAAGAGATAAAGGCCAGTTCAGATTCTGCATACGGGACGGTGAACCTGGAGGTATCCGGCTACGACATGACACTGGTGGAACATTACTCACAGTATGTCCATAATCTCTGCAACCGGCTCTCCATCAAAGTGGAGGAGAG CTACGCCAAGCCCACGATAACCAAGGAGGTGCTGCTCTTACATGAACAGGGCACCAAGATGTTTGTGGATGCCGTCCTAACCACCCACGAAAGAGTCATCCAG GTAAGTGGATTAAGTGCGACGTTGGCTCCCATCCTCATGGAAGTTCTTATGATGAACCAGCCGGAAGCGGTGCAGCTCGTGGTTAAAGAG CACACTGAGAGCGACTTCCAAGTCCGTTTCAAGGGGCGACCAGACCTGGAAAACCTAATGGCCCAAGTGAGCTGA